One stretch of Xiphophorus hellerii strain 12219 chromosome 21, Xiphophorus_hellerii-4.1, whole genome shotgun sequence DNA includes these proteins:
- the cavin4b gene encoding caveolae-associated protein 4b has translation MTDKPVLPPGGGDDAGSIMALLERVAGLMDNVQATQQRMEERQLELENTVKTIQADVVKLTNDHANTSSTVSRLLEKTRKVSCHIKDVRVRVENQNLRVKKVEATQGDLLAKNKFRVVIYQGDQEVKAITPGNEPAESSGGAAARPEVEPDKFEFPPESDEEYMVVEEADSSSAGRMKKTGLTRIESFKATFSKENMSKTRENLGTKVNKLGERIVTAERREKIRQSGEKLKQSGEKLKETFTKTVPAKLNLKKERTVAEGQEGAEGAAEASVPVPPPKGRKSSPGAARAAEDEAKAAESEVPMYDMKQLS, from the exons ATGACGGACAAACCGGTCTTGCCACCTGGAGGCGGAGATGACGCCGGCAGCATCATGGCGCTGTTGGAGCGTGTGGCGGGCCTCATGGACAACGTCCAGGCCACACAGCAGCGCATGGAGGAGCGTCAGCTGGAGCTGGAGAACACAGTGAAAACCATCCAGGCCGACGTCGTCAAACTCACCAACGATCACGCAAACACCAGCTCCACGGTCAGCCGACTGCTGGAGAAGACCCGCAAGGTCAGCTGCCACATCAAGGATGTCAGGGTGCGGGtggagaaccagaacctcaggGTGAAGAAGGTGGAGGCCACACAGGGAGACCTTCTCGCCAAGAACAAGTTCAGGGTGGTCATTTACCAG GGTGACCAGGAAGTTAAAGCTATCACACCAGGTAACGAGCCGGCAGAGTCCAGCGGTGGTGCTGCAGCCAGACCTGAGGTGGAACCAGACAAGTTTGAGTTCCCTCCAGAGTCGGACGAAGAGTATATGGTTGTGGAGGAAGCAGACTCCTCGTCAGCTGGCCGGATGAAGAAGACAGGCTTGACACGCATCGAGAGCTTCAAAGCCACCTTCTCCAAGGAGAACATGAGCAAGACCCGAGAGAACCTGGGCACCAAAGTCAACAAACTTGGTGAGCGAATCGTAACGGCCGAAAGGCGCGAGAAGATCCGCCAATCTGGTGAGAAGCTGAAGCAGTCAGGTGAGAAGCTGAAAGAGACCTTCACCAAGACCGTCCCAGCGAAGCTGAACCTGAAGAAAGAGAGAACTGTGGCAGAAGGTCAGGAAGGAGCAGAGGGAGCTGCAGAGGCAAGCGTTCCAGTTCCTCCTCCTAAAGGCCGTAAGAGCAGCCCTGGAGCAGCACGGGCGGCTGAGGACGAGGCCAAGGCGGCCGAGTCTGAGGTACCGATGTACGACATGAAGCAGCTGTCATAA
- the LOC116712144 gene encoding uncharacterized protein LOC116712144 encodes MGKGMSRNKPTDSLTSNDWKYVETQDPGKTKHLDNWITNYNFDGRLNSQKLTLLQDNIKQNTKSNPKKMRKQGYDDVDFWLELALKREKGQNKSKKRSAEQNKERNVMYYSNEDNETGSRRQITQQQAAGGGGELDGASTKNAEGVKQGGQSRSLYPALPSPPEYEESDSDRPITRSKGEKFEWSKTLGESLVQGATASIAPSLPPPFFPSVGKDSPPNTSELYPMIQVANPNAGAEGAADTILVYRTWTLEDIKKALAGITSYKEDVNRFVEEMDSLRQSYHLNGHEVQQAWMTALGSDWHHVRGGWNPLSGSPPAVLAHNDRELSTRVDALAARTIQKYKRRANYTEISRIKQKEEETFDDFRTRMMNTFKMHSGLVENDDENGPYKQQLKNALHAGSKDAIRSWVTKFFINGDEEGEILEAGIRNKKGRFLCRPGIWGTTLSLFIGCA; translated from the exons atgggAAAAGGGATGAGTAGAAATAAGCCGACAGACAGTTTAAcatcaaatgactggaaatatgtcGAAACCCAGGATCctggtaaaacaaaacatttggatAATTGGATAACAAACTATAACTTTGACGGCCGTCTTAACTCACAAAAACTAACTTTACTGCAGGATAAcatcaaacaaaacacaaagtcaaatCCAAAGAAAATGCGCAAACAGGGGTATGACGACGTGGATTTTTGGTTAGAATTAgcgctaaaaagagaaaaaggacagaataaatctaaaaaaaggaGTGcagaacagaataaagaaaGGAATGTGATGTACTACAGCAACGAAGATAATGAAACTGGGTCAAGAAGGCAGATAACGCAGCAACAAGCAGCGGGTGGGGGTGGAGAACTAGATGGTGCTTCTACAAAAAACGCTGAGGGGGTAAAACAGGGAGGGCAGAGTAGAAGTTTATACCCAGCTTTGCCATCGCCCCCTGAATATGAGGAGAGCGATAGTGACAGACCTATCACTAGATCAAAAGGAGAAAAGTTTGAATGGTCTAAAACATTAGGGGAGAGCTTGGTGCAGGGGGCCACTGCTTCCATCGCGCCTTCTCTCCCTCCCCCATTTTTTCCttcagtagggaaagatagtcCGCCAAATACATCTGAACTGTATCCAATGATACAAGTGGCAAATCCCAATGCGGGAGCAGAGGGGGCAGCGGACACGATTCTGGTCTACAGAACGTGGACCCTGGAGGACATAAAAAAAGCACTAGCAGGGATTACATCTTATAAGGAGGATGTAAACCGTTTTGTTGAAGAGATGGATAGCCTGCGCCAGTCCTACCATCTGAACGGACACGAAGTCCAGCAAGCATGGATGACTGCCCTAGGTAGTGACTGGCACCATGTTCGAGGAGGGTGGAACCCGTTAAGTGGGTCTCCTCCTGCAGTTCTTGCACATAACGATAGGGAACTATCAACCAGAGTTGATGCTTTAGCAGCAAgaacaattcaaaaatataaacgcaGAGCAAACTACACTGAGATAAGCAGGATcaaacagaaggaggaagaaactTTTGATGATTTTAGGACAAGAATGATGAACACATTTAAGATGCACAGTGGACTGGTGGAAAATGATGACGAAAATGGTCCATATaaacaacagttaaaaaatgcACTACATGCAGGGTCAAAAGACGCAATAAGATCATGGGTAACT AAGTTTTTTATCAATGGGGACGAGGAAGGGGAGATTTTAGAGGCAGggatcagaaataaaaaaggaagatttCTTTGTCGTCCAGGGATATGGGGAACCACATTATCACTATTCATTGGATGTGCCTAA